gagttcccgcctgctgccgagcagagagagatcgcgttgtttgtgagctctatttcagcacttattttgcagacagtctttttatagtttggtctgcttgtggccataaactccggtgtcactccagtgagtgatcttgctgttttttttttctgcggacacatctgccctccgtgctgtgcccaccggagcgctttcgtcagtcccgggaactcactgtgtcgggtctgggacccagccagctaccgaggggtttggggtgagcagcatcttattcgagcgagctaacccacagcaatagctagccctctgctcaggagcatctgctgcgtgactgtaccgacatctgtaacctgatccatctggtttgaccggtggattgtgagtaacgcgaacccacacttacactgacacacacacacgcgttcctctggtctcgcctggatagccagcgttttagaagggcattgcagcggttgctgttctgcctgcagttcagagagctgccacctgtgcaccaacgggccccaactgcgcgcgcgttttttttcttgtccacttcttttcttttgatactttacccaattttattttcttactatgtactgctggtatacacactgttgatgtgctatctgtaacatctctattatgtaggctaattgtttccgctcttcttgtgccggtgttactattttcttggtgattacattgcatgcttctttgggagcatttatggtcaaatactattattattattattattattattattattattgctattattattattattgcttattaataaatataatcattattatttaattatatcttgggtgtattggctgctcatttggttctttatatttgaacattctgacatgcgcactgcagactagctattagttctttcactcaagctactgttattttaaattctgaggaaatacaccatacactagcttcaaaggtaagtgtagtattttcgcagtggaggcaccgcgctgttaaatttatcatttattagattcatgcttattattctctctctctactcatacttgtacccttatggtatcaggaatctcagccagctcaccactccaccgctgagaacttaggaccctgttgcgccattatttattgggatttagggtaactctttagtagcctatagcctactgtgctgggtgatcagcacctgtcaaaaaaaaaaaaagggggttacattttggaggcaccgctgggatTTTCCTGTTTACCAGAACAAGTAGATCGCTGTGTTTTGCttagtgtttgtgttgtgttagtTATTGCTGTTTGctgggcagtttttttttttttttaaacatggaccTTAGTCAGGCTGTTGAGTGGAGCCGTGAGGAGAATGTGGAGTTGTgtcatgccattttacttagcagAGTGCCACTGGAGGCCACTGATGATGTGGTTAGCCGTGTGCTCAGCACAGTTAAGGTTCTGGGTAGGACCCGGATACGCGGTTGCCGTGGCGACAAGACTGGTAGGCACCTGTACATTTTACTCGAGACTTCTGCTGAGTTGGATCAGAGCTCTGTCCCTCCTGAAGTGGGAATTGTAGGTGAGGCAGGTCCATGGGCTGTTCATGTAGTGAGTAGTTTGCTGCCTGCTAGTCCTGTTCTTGAAAGTGATGGATTCGAAGCCAAGCTATTTTCATTATTACAGCAGGAGGGCAAGTCTATGGGTGATGTGAAGGCTGTTTTGGGCACGCAGCCTCCTAAACCTGATGTCAGCATGGATCTTGTGAATGCCATAGGCCAGCTCGTTGATCGCTGTAACCAGGCATCTGTTGATGTGCCTGGCTATAGAAAACTGAGGCTGTTTTCCGGTTTACGGCCCGTTCCCCCAGGCGAGGAAGAATATGAGGCCTGGATGGAGCAGGCAACTCAGATGATTACTGAGTGGCAGTGCAGTGATGCTGCTAAGCGACAGCGCATTGTTGAGAGTTTGTGTGGGCCTGCTGCGGATATAGTAAGGTTTTTGAAAGTCAGTAGCCCATCTGCTACTGCTACTGATTACTTAACCGCTCTTGACACTACTTATGGATCGACTGAGAGTGGGGCAGACCTTATGGCATCGTTTCGCCATACTTTTCAAGAAGATGGTGAGAAACTTTCTGCTTTCTTGTATCGCTTGGACAAGCTTCTCCACCGTGCTCTTTTGAGAGGAGCGATTGAAGCTGCAGGCCTGAATCGTGCACGTCTGGAGCAGTTGTTCAAGGGTGCTCTCACCACTGACATTGTGGCTTTACGTGTGCGACTTCTGCACACTTTGCAAGCTCCGCCTTCTTTTTCCCAGTTAATGCGAAATGTGAGAGAGGAAGAGCACTGGGTAAGTGCAAGGGAGAGTGCAAAGGTTTCTGTGGCCTCATCTACATTTTGCCAGGTTCCTGTGACTGCTGCTGTCGCTCTTCCTCATGTGCCTGTTACTCCCCTGGCGTCTGAGGTTGACAGTCTGAGGAAAGAGGTCAAGGAGCTGACGTCTTTAGTaactaaacttttgactgctactaccGTGGCtcctgaaaatcctcaagtctcacAGTTTGGTGTAAGCCACAGCACAGAAACCACAGCCCCAGCTGTTCCCACAAGGGCTGTTTCTTCGAACCTGCCGAAGTCTACGACATCCTCTTCTGTTCCTGCCATTTTTTGTTACAAGTGTGGAGAAGACGGCCACACCAAGCGAGAGTGCACACGTCCTGAGAACTTGAGGGTAGTGAATCAGAAGCTGCTTAAGAGGGTCACGCAGCAGGGAAACTTCCCTGGAGCTCAGTGAAGGAACGGCACAGAGCTCCATCACACAAAACACGTTCCGCTCATTGTTCACCTCCAATCAAAGTCAGCCAATCACAACTGCCGTCTGGGTTAGTGGGGCCCTCGGCTGAGGTGCCCGTGCAGATAGAAGGTATTTAGGCTAAAGCTCTGCTTGATAGTGGTTCTCAGGTCACCATCTTGTATCATAGCTTTTATAATGCATATTTGAAGCATTTGCCACTGCAGCCAGTGGAAAATCTGGAAATATGgggtttgagctctcacaaatacCCATATGATGGATATTTACCTCTTAGGCTTGAGTTCACTGAAGCGGTCACTGGTGTGCCTCAGGTGGTGGACACTTTAGCTCTTGTGTGTCCTGACCCTCAGACAAAAGAGGGTATAGCCATTTTGGTAGGCACAAACACTCACTTAGTGAAGAAGTTGTTCCACTCTTGTCGTGAACAGGCAGGTGACGGGTTTCTTAACACGCTGACCATACACCCGGTGATAAAAGAGGTTTTTGAGTCCATTAAGCACACAGGTGTATCACCGGAGGATGTGAATAAACACGGTACTGTGTGGTTCACGAAACCTAAGCCTGTTGTTTTAAAGCCTGGGCAGGAGCTGCAGCTTTCAGGACTGCCCAAGTTTCCTGGCGAACT
The Neoarius graeffei isolate fNeoGra1 chromosome 8, fNeoGra1.pri, whole genome shotgun sequence genome window above contains:
- the LOC132889875 gene encoding paraneoplastic antigen Ma1 homolog — protein: MDLSQAVEWSREENVELCHAILLSRVPLEATDDVVSRVLSTVKVLGRTRIRGCRGDKTGRHLYILLETSAELDQSSVPPEVGIVGEAGPWAVHVVSSLLPASPVLESDGFEAKLFSLLQQEGKSMGDVKAVLGTQPPKPDVSMDLVNAIGQLVDRCNQASVDVPGYRKLRLFSGLRPVPPGEEEYEAWMEQATQMITEWQCSDAAKRQRIVESLCGPAADIVRFLKVSSPSATATDYLTALDTTYGSTESGADLMASFRHTFQEDGEKLSAFLYRLDKLLHRALLRGAIEAAGLNRARLEQLFKGALTTDIVALRVRLLHTLQAPPSFSQLMRNVREEEHWVSARESAKVSVASSTFCQVPVTAAVALPHVPVTPLASEVDSLRKEVKELTSLVTKLLTATTVAPENPQVSQFGVSHSTETTAPAVPTRAVSSNLPKSTTSSSVPAIFCYKCGEDGHTKRECTRPENLRVVNQKLLKRVTQQGNFPGAQ